A stretch of the Deinococcus sp. Leaf326 genome encodes the following:
- a CDS encoding histidine phosphatase family protein has product MSRRLAPMGFVPPDRATATELWVVRHGESTWNIEGRYQGQTDVPLSHVGVLQAASLAERLTGQAFAAVYSSDLRRAVQTAEAVAERLSGPPALTLEPELREIDVGELSGLVYADIRERHPQYLSDLTADPWQTRRPGGESMQDLSARSGAALRAICARHPGERVLVFTHGGVVRVAVGLALGGVPEGAWARLSVTNTSITRVLLDASRGTLLGFNDDAHLEDLSHATEADDVLGQAP; this is encoded by the coding sequence TTGAGCCGCCGACTGGCGCCGATGGGCTTCGTTCCGCCCGACCGCGCCACGGCGACCGAACTGTGGGTGGTACGCCACGGCGAGAGCACCTGGAACATCGAGGGCCGCTACCAGGGCCAGACCGATGTGCCGCTCTCGCATGTGGGAGTGCTTCAGGCGGCCAGCCTCGCCGAGCGCCTGACCGGCCAGGCGTTCGCCGCGGTGTACTCCAGCGACCTGCGTCGCGCCGTGCAGACGGCCGAGGCTGTGGCTGAGCGCCTCAGTGGGCCACCGGCCCTCACGCTGGAGCCCGAACTGCGCGAGATTGACGTGGGTGAGCTCTCGGGGCTGGTGTACGCCGACATCCGCGAGCGGCATCCGCAGTATCTCAGCGACCTCACCGCCGACCCCTGGCAGACTCGGCGGCCCGGCGGCGAGAGTATGCAGGACCTGTCGGCGCGCAGCGGCGCGGCCCTGCGGGCGATCTGCGCGCGCCACCCCGGCGAGCGGGTGCTCGTGTTCACGCACGGCGGCGTGGTGCGCGTGGCGGTCGGGCTGGCGCTGGGCGGCGTTCCCGAGGGCGCCTGGGCGCGCCTGAGCGTGACGAACACCAGCATCACCCGCGTGCTTCTCGACGCCAGCCGGGGCACCCTGCTGGGCTTCAACGACGACGCGCACCTCGAAGACCTCAGCCACGCCACCGAGGCCGACGACGTTCTGGGTCAGGCGCCCTGA
- the meaB gene encoding methylmalonyl Co-A mutase-associated GTPase MeaB, translated as MTDAAPSPSVSPGSLLERYLAGDLRALARALTLAEAGEDAARPLLRAAHARAAAPGTRAVVLGVTGSPGSGKSTLVDALIAELRARGERVAVLAVDPSSPYSGGAILGDRIRMLRHHADAGVFVRSLASRGALGGLSARTLGVLALLEGAGFGWVILETVGVGQSEVDVAAACDHTLLVVTPAGGDGVQAFKAGIMEIADVIAVNKSDLPGADRTVRELLAAQGLGHHGPETWLAPVRRTVAGRTGGGVDGEPQGVSELVAAVEAHRAWLGEAGLGARREARAEFEVRTLVQARLLRRAQAAGGELYARVANGELDADAAADTLLGAPA; from the coding sequence GTGACGGACGCGGCGCCTTCCCCGTCCGTTTCCCCCGGCTCCCTGCTGGAGCGCTACCTCGCGGGCGACCTGCGCGCCCTGGCCCGCGCCCTGACTCTGGCCGAGGCGGGCGAGGACGCGGCCCGGCCCCTGCTGCGCGCTGCCCACGCCCGCGCCGCCGCGCCGGGCACGCGCGCCGTGGTGCTGGGCGTGACCGGTAGCCCCGGCAGTGGCAAGAGCACCCTGGTAGACGCATTAATCGCCGAACTGCGCGCGCGCGGCGAGCGGGTGGCCGTGCTGGCGGTGGACCCCAGCAGCCCGTATTCGGGCGGGGCCATCCTGGGCGACCGGATCCGGATGCTGCGCCATCACGCCGACGCGGGTGTGTTCGTGCGCTCGCTCGCCAGCCGGGGCGCGCTGGGCGGCCTCTCGGCGCGGACTCTGGGCGTGCTCGCGCTGCTGGAGGGCGCGGGTTTCGGCTGGGTCATTCTGGAGACGGTGGGGGTCGGGCAGTCCGAGGTGGACGTGGCCGCCGCCTGCGATCACACCCTGCTCGTGGTGACGCCGGCGGGCGGCGACGGCGTGCAGGCCTTCAAGGCGGGCATCATGGAAATAGCGGACGTGATCGCGGTGAACAAGAGTGACCTGCCCGGCGCCGACCGCACCGTGCGCGAGCTGCTGGCCGCACAGGGCCTGGGCCACCACGGCCCCGAGACGTGGCTGGCCCCGGTGCGCCGCACGGTGGCGGGCCGAACGGGCGGCGGTGTGGACGGCGAACCCCAGGGCGTGTCCGAACTGGTCGCGGCCGTGGAGGCCCACCGCGCCTGGCTGGGCGAGGCGGGCCTCGGTGCCCGCCGCGAGGCCCGCGCCGAGTTCGAGGTCCGGACGCTGGTGCAGGCCCGGCTGCTGCGCCGCGCCCAGGCGGCGGGCGGCGAACTCTACGCCCGCGTGGCGAACGGCGAACTGGACGCCGACGCGGCGGCCGACACGCTGCTGGGGGCGCCAG